In Dama dama isolate Ldn47 chromosome 20, ASM3311817v1, whole genome shotgun sequence, a single window of DNA contains:
- the NAXE gene encoding NAD(P)H-hydrate epimerase isoform X1: MSGLRALLGLGLLVAGSRLSRVRVQAGSCRAGPTWWVSQRLISGGPGDSEVMASSAVKYLSQEEAQAVDQELFNEYQFSVDQLMELAGLSCATAIAKAYPPTSLSRSPPTVLVICGPGNNGGDGLVCARHLKLFGYQPTIYYPKRPNKPLFTALVTQCQKMDIPFLGEMPPEPMLIDELYELVVDAIFGFSFTGEVREPFRSILSVLNGLTVPIASIDIPSGWDVEKGSSGGIQPDLLISLTAPKKSATQFTGRYHYLGGRFVPPALEKKYQLNLPPYPDTECVYRLQ, from the exons ATGTCCGGTTTGCGGGCGCTTCTGGGGCTCGGGCTGCTGGTTGCAGGCTCGCGCCTGTCGCGCGTCAGAGTCCAGGCCGGCTCCTGTCGCGCAGGACCCACCTGGTGGGTGTCGCAGCGGCTGATCTCGGGTGGCCCCGGGGACTCAGAAGTCATGGCGAGTTCAGCAGTGAAGTATCTGAG CCAGGAGGAGGCCCAAGCCGTGGACCAGGAGCTGTTTAATGAGTACCAGTTCAGCGTGGACCAACTTATGGAGCTGGCCGGTCTGAGCTGTGCCACAGCCATTGCCAAG GCATATCCCCCCACGTCCCTGTCCAGGAGCCCCCCTACCGTCCTGGTCATCTGTGGCCCTGGGAATAATGGAGGAGATGGGCTGGTCTGTGCTCGACACCTCAAACTCTTT GGCTACCAGCCAACCATCTATTACCCTAAAAGGCCTAACAAGCCACTTTTCACTGCACTGGTGACGCAGTGCCAGAAAATGGACATCCCCTTCCTTGGTGAAATGCCCCCAGAG CCGATGCTGATTGATGAACTGTATGAGCTGGTGGTGGATGCCATCTTTGGCTTCAGCTTCACGGGTGAGGTTCGGGAGCCATTCCGCAGCATCCTGAGCGTTCTGAATGGACTCACTGTGCCCATTGCCAGCATCGACATTCCCTCAG GATGGGACGTGGAGAAGGGAAGCTCTGGAGGGATCCAGCCAGACTTGCTCATCTCCCTGACAGCACCCAAAAAGTCTGCAACCCAGTTTACTGGTCGTTACCACTACCTGGGGGGTCGCTTCGTGCCACCTGCTCTGGAAAAGAAGTACCAGCTGAACCTCCCACCCTACCCTGACACTGAATGTGTCTATCGTCTGCAGTGA
- the NAXE gene encoding NAD(P)H-hydrate epimerase isoform X2 produces MSGLRALLGLGLLVAGSRLSRVRVQAGSCRAGPTWWVSQRLISGGPGDSEVMASSAVKYLSQEEAQAVDQELFNEYQFSVDQLMELAGLSCATAIAKGYQPTIYYPKRPNKPLFTALVTQCQKMDIPFLGEMPPEPMLIDELYELVVDAIFGFSFTGEVREPFRSILSVLNGLTVPIASIDIPSGWDVEKGSSGGIQPDLLISLTAPKKSATQFTGRYHYLGGRFVPPALEKKYQLNLPPYPDTECVYRLQ; encoded by the exons ATGTCCGGTTTGCGGGCGCTTCTGGGGCTCGGGCTGCTGGTTGCAGGCTCGCGCCTGTCGCGCGTCAGAGTCCAGGCCGGCTCCTGTCGCGCAGGACCCACCTGGTGGGTGTCGCAGCGGCTGATCTCGGGTGGCCCCGGGGACTCAGAAGTCATGGCGAGTTCAGCAGTGAAGTATCTGAG CCAGGAGGAGGCCCAAGCCGTGGACCAGGAGCTGTTTAATGAGTACCAGTTCAGCGTGGACCAACTTATGGAGCTGGCCGGTCTGAGCTGTGCCACAGCCATTGCCAAG GGCTACCAGCCAACCATCTATTACCCTAAAAGGCCTAACAAGCCACTTTTCACTGCACTGGTGACGCAGTGCCAGAAAATGGACATCCCCTTCCTTGGTGAAATGCCCCCAGAG CCGATGCTGATTGATGAACTGTATGAGCTGGTGGTGGATGCCATCTTTGGCTTCAGCTTCACGGGTGAGGTTCGGGAGCCATTCCGCAGCATCCTGAGCGTTCTGAATGGACTCACTGTGCCCATTGCCAGCATCGACATTCCCTCAG GATGGGACGTGGAGAAGGGAAGCTCTGGAGGGATCCAGCCAGACTTGCTCATCTCCCTGACAGCACCCAAAAAGTCTGCAACCCAGTTTACTGGTCGTTACCACTACCTGGGGGGTCGCTTCGTGCCACCTGCTCTGGAAAAGAAGTACCAGCTGAACCTCCCACCCTACCCTGACACTGAATGTGTCTATCGTCTGCAGTGA
- the TTC24 gene encoding tetratricopeptide repeat protein 24 yields MSSLDTEDAPQEPSLSSSSSKKKKKKRKRPQQEATIPALTRAGHRALLAGRNHEALTSFQRAFLLASRSPQTRDTPVLRACAFNLGAAYVETGDPARGLELLLRAQPQETAPSGCHGDQCFNVALAYHALGDLPQALAWYHKALCHYQPLGDQGQAQAKMGACYRALGQPGLAAHCLREASRAYAQAGQPQASALALGAAAGCMLKSGQHGVSEVMQVLEESRRLAERSTERGLLGQLYNDLGLGYSQLQLFPLAVEAFLQALPLCREPGEEATVLRNLGMAHNALGNYQEAREFHQKAADLHGSVGQRREQGWSFGSLAFAMSQLGDHKAARDNYLHALQAARDAGDVKGQWQACEGLGAAAARLGQHDQALKYYKEALARCPKESDSVRERLVAKLTDAIRTHLARGGLLPTHTLTSAPGRSLAPGGACLVEGTPARVDRGTPGVQHRSAGGWEDELEEGREEKEEESANVPTTSWAPRLEGPRPKAHLSFGGQGPLRMENPGLLVPSRPRGNRSFRQPRKPPGRNPQRRSMESGFCIIM; encoded by the exons ATGTCTTCCCTCGATACTGAGGATGCCCCCCAAGAACCCTCGCTCTCATCCTCAAGctccaagaagaaaaagaagaaaagaaagcggCCTCAGCAAGAGGCCACCATCCCAGCCCTCACCAGGGCTGGCCACAGGGCCCTACTGGCTGGCCGGAACCATGAGGCCTTGACCAGCTTCCAGAGGGCTTTCCTCCTGGCTTCCAGGTCACCACAAACCAGAGACACCCCTGTTCTCCGGGCCTGTGCCTTCAACCTGGGGGCTGCCTACGTGGAGACTGGGGACCCAGCCAGAGGCCTTGAGCTGCTCCTACGCGCTCAGCCTCAAGAGACGGCCCCGAGCGGGTGTCATGGCGACCAGTGTTTCAATGTGGCTTTGGCCTACCATGCCCTGGGTGACCTGCCTCAAGCTTTGGCCTGGTACCACAAGGCCCTGTGCCACTACCAGCCACTAGGTGACCAGGGACAAGCCCAGGCAAAAATGGGAGCCTGCTACCGGGCTCTGGGACAGCCTGGGCTAGCAGCCCACTGCCTGCGAGAAGCGAGCCGGGCCTATGCCCAAGCGGGGCAGCCCCAGGCTTCAGCCCTGGCATTAGGGGCTGCAGCAGGCTGTATGCTGAAGAGCGGGCAGCATGGGGTGAGTGAAGTCATGCAGGTGCTGGAGGAAAGTCGGAGGCTTGCTGAGAGAAGCACTGAGCGGGGACTGCTGG GGCAGCTCTATAACGATCTAGGCCTGGGCTACTCCCAGCTCCAGCTGTTCCCGCTAGCGGTAGAGGCCTTCCTGCAAGCCCTGCCCCTGTGCCGGGAGCCAGGAGAGGAGGCCACGGTGCTAAGGAACCTTGGGATGGCCCACAATGCCCTCGGCAACTATCAGGAAGCCCGGGAGTTCCACCAGAAGGCTGCCGACCTGCACG GCTCTGTGGGGCAGCGGAGGGAGCAGGGCTGGAGCTTTGGCAGCCTGGCATTTGCAATGAGCCAGCTGGGAGACCACAAGGCCGCCAGAGACAACTACCTACATGCTCTACAGGCTGCCCGGGACGCTG GGGACGTGAAGGGGCAATGGCAGGCCTGTGAGGGCCTGGGGGCTGCTGCAGCCAGACTGGGACAGCATGACCAGGCTCTGAAGTACTATAAGGAAGCGCTGGCCCGGTGTCCG AAGGAGTCAGATTCTGTGCGAGAGCGGCTGGTGGCCAAGCTGACAGATGCCATAAGGACCCACTTGGCCCGGGGTGGGCTGCTTCCGACTCACACCCTG ACCTCAGCTCCAGGGAGATCCCTGGCTCCAGGTGGCGCCTGCCTGGTGGAAGGGACCCCAGCCAGGGTAGACAGGGGCACACCAGGAGTGCAGCATAG ATCTGCCGGTGGGTGGGAAGATGAGTTAGAGGAAGGCCgcgaggagaaggaggaagagtcaGCGAATGTTCCCACGACATCTTGGGCACCAAGGCTGGAGG GCCCAAGACCCAAGGCCCATCTCTCATTTGGAGGCCAAGGCCCCCTCAGAATGGAGAACCCTGGCCTTCTGGTACCCAGCAGGCCCCGTGGCAATAG GTCATTCAGACAGCCCAGGAAACCTCCCGGCAGGAACCCTCAGAGGAGATCCATGGAGTCTGGCTTCTGCATAATCATGTGA